Below is a window of Perca fluviatilis chromosome 6, GENO_Pfluv_1.0, whole genome shotgun sequence DNA.
CTTATTAAATCTGTTTACCTTGCTTTACTCCCATTTTTTCTGAGGTAACATTGATCGTAACCTTTGCAGAGCCATAAAATGAAATCCTAGTTGCATATTGTTGCTCCTACCAAATGGAAACATATGCCAAATAGCTGCATAGATGATTATTACAACATAGTATAATTATAAACCTACTGGACACACAATAACTAAAATATTGAACTGATTCAAGTAACATGGGACATTAATTCCATACAGTACCTTAAGTCCAATGATTATCATTTCTGATTTGGAGGCAAAGGGGAACTTAGTCAGAAAAGGGAACTCAGTCTTGGTTTTGTGGACAAGCCAGATTGACTGAGTCAGCTGTGCTCGCAAACTGTATGTAATTTTCCCCCATTTCCCCTCGTAAGATGAAGGCATATCTCTGTAGGGAAATAATCCAAATATACAAGGGAGATTTTAATAGTTCACCAGCTGGTAAGGAAGTGTTTATTATggttataaatatatattttacacgCACGTATTTGGAATCACAAAGGTGAATGGATACACATTTCTCCCAGGGCGGATGATTTCTGAACcttataaaaaagaataaaaagaaacactGCTGTTAAATACACATTCATCAGTTTGTTAACAGACTATAAAATATCTAtcaattgaaaagctttaagcgctctctttctttgttttttggtAGACGAGAGTGACAATACTAACCATCTCCTTTGTTCTTATCCTGAAGAATAATATGTTCAAAATGAAAGTATATCTTCTTGTCAGTGTGCATCCCTGTGGCTTGTCCTTCTTGTTGATGCCATGTCACCTTAGCTTTTCCTTTGGCTTTGACCAAAAAACACTGCACTTTGGTTTCCTTGCTGGTCACTACTGTCACCCTGCCAGACAGGATGTCCCCAGGAGAGAAGGTGCCTCGTTCATTCACCTTGTTGTAATCCACTGAGATATGCTTTACAGTCATGATAAGACTGAATCAAAGAACCGTCCCAAAGGTTGTGGAGTGAACGCACGATGACgatgcttctttttttgtagAATAATTCCTGAAAATCTACTGGAAGCCGGTTTGAATAGATCCACGGTGGTATTGAAGTGGGGCCTTTCGCTAATGAGCAAGGATCAAGCAAGGCTGGCATATACACTATAGCAGTGGACTTCTCCAGAGGCTATCTGTGGTGTCTCACATGACCACGTGATCATGAGCTGCAGGTGTCCCTTTCCCACAGGTAACTCTAGCCAGCAGCCTTGCAGGCTAAATTAGGCCAAATAAATTGAGACTGACGTCATGGATGTACTAAGACAAAAGATTCCAGTATGCTATACGTGTGAACATTCATTTATATTCCTCAGTGAATACTATTTAAACCAATGTAAAAACCACAATATAGCACTACATAATACATACTTTATCAATAACATGTCTAACTCAGATAGCTTGATGTAAATTAAAAGAATAATACATAACCTTTACCTGGCAGGAATACAATATAGATGATTTAGGCAGGCATCACGCATGCTAAATTTGCACATATTAAGGAAATGCACTTAAGCATTTTGAGCAtattcctttctttcttctggTGCTAACAGATTCAGAGGAAATACCCATTCAAGATTTCGGTGGACCATAACTTAGTGCTGTCTACCTACGCAAAAGCATctgaataaaattaaaatgtcaaattttaCCCGTTGGATTAttgaatttttacttttacacTGACATCAATAAAACAATAAGTTGAAACGAAAAGTTTAACTCAAACAAAAGTTTGAGTTGAGGCATATTTACTGTTCAAATGCAAATTCATACAGGTACAAATATACAACCAATTCATTTTTGTAATATTTGATATGATAAATAAACTAAAGTATAGCTATTCAAGATACTGAGATAATGTATACCATTTTGAATCCATCTATTGATAAAAAACTAATTACAGTGTAACTATGTTTAGTCAACAGTAGTTCTATTCAACATGGCCCTTGTGATATTGGTTTAAGCAGGCTGATAAAAAGTTAGTATTTacatagtctcactttgccagaccctcctccaaagcgtgctgaaggagggtctggttacTTCACATAGCTtacggggatgggaggaaaacgtgctctggtttattggcatttctataaaccaatca
It encodes the following:
- the LOC120561236 gene encoding arrestin domain-containing protein 3-like isoform X2, producing the protein MTVKHISVDYNKVNERGTFSPGDILSGRVTVVTSKETKVQCFLVKAKGKAKVTWHQQEGQATGMHTDKKIYFHFEHIILQDKNKGDGSEIIRPGRNVYPFTFVIPNTDMPSSYEGKWGKITYSLRAQLTQSIWLVHKTKTEFPFLTKFPFASKSEMIIIGLKEQQYATRISFYGSAKVTINVTSEKMGVKQGDAIGVSVEVLNDSARTVTPKFYLCEKQTFVAQSKRIVHTNDTLFGTGDSIPAETSQTITKVLSIPPQLHTTFFNCCMMKLEYGLKITLDVPLARDSEIKLPLVILLGSPKPHQQKPKRSIWFRKLPA